From Staphylococcus delphini, one genomic window encodes:
- the recR gene encoding recombination mediator RecR encodes MHYPQPISKLIDSFMKLPGIGPKTAQRLAFHVLDMKEDDVVQFAKALVDVKRELTYCSVCGHITEQDPCYICEDKQRDRSMICVVEDDKDVIAMEKMKEYKGLYHVLHGTISPMDGIGPEDINIPSLVERLKDEGVKELILAMNPNLEGESTAMYISRLVKPLGIRVTRLAQGLSVGGDLEYADEVTLSRAISGRTEM; translated from the coding sequence ATGCATTATCCTCAACCGATATCGAAACTGATTGATAGTTTCATGAAATTGCCAGGCATTGGTCCTAAGACGGCTCAACGTCTGGCATTTCACGTACTAGATATGAAAGAAGATGACGTCGTACAATTTGCTAAAGCGCTCGTGGATGTCAAACGAGAACTCACCTATTGTAGTGTGTGTGGTCATATTACCGAACAAGACCCTTGCTATATTTGTGAAGATAAACAGCGTGATCGTTCAATGATTTGTGTCGTTGAAGATGATAAAGATGTGATTGCAATGGAGAAAATGAAAGAATATAAAGGGTTATATCACGTGCTACACGGGACGATTTCACCTATGGATGGTATCGGACCTGAAGATATCAATATTCCAAGTTTAGTAGAACGCTTGAAAGATGAAGGGGTCAAAGAGTTGATTTTAGCTATGAATCCGAATTTAGAAGGTGAATCTACAGCGATGTACATTTCACGCCTTGTTAAACCTTTGGGCATTCGCGTGACGCGACTGGCACAAGGTTTGTCGGTAGGTGGCGATTTGGAATATGCGGATGAAGTGACATTGTCGAGAGCGATTTCTGGCCGTACAGAAATGTAA
- a CDS encoding YbaB/EbfC family nucleoid-associated protein, which yields MRGGGNMQQMMKQMQKMQKKMAEEQEKLKEEHVEGTAGGGMVKVVVSGHKEVVDVIINEEVVDPEDVEMLQDLVLAATNEAMNKADELTAERLGKHTKGLNIPGMM from the coding sequence ATGCGCGGTGGCGGAAATATGCAACAAATGATGAAACAAATGCAAAAAATGCAAAAGAAAATGGCAGAAGAGCAAGAAAAATTAAAAGAAGAACACGTTGAAGGAACAGCTGGCGGTGGCATGGTCAAAGTCGTTGTTTCTGGACATAAAGAAGTGGTCGATGTCATCATTAATGAAGAAGTAGTAGACCCAGAAGACGTAGAAATGTTACAAGACCTTGTATTAGCAGCAACAAACGAAGCGATGAACAAAGCAGACGAATTAACTGCAGAGCGTTTAGGTAAACATACTAAAGGTCTTAACATCCCAGGAATGATGTAA
- the dnaX gene encoding DNA polymerase III subunit gamma/tau produces the protein MDYQALYRMFRPQSFEDVVGQEHVTKTLKNAIAKGKQSHAYIFSGPRGTGKTSIAKIFAKAINCEVRDDGEPCNECASCKGITQGYNSDVIEIDAASNNGVDEIRNIRDKVKYAPSESKYKVYIIDEVHMLTTGAFNALLKTLEEPPAHAIFILATTEPHKIPPTIISRAQRFDFKAINANRIVDRLSYVAHQQQIEFDEAALTFIAKVSEGGMRDALSIMDQAIAFGDERLTLKDALDVTGSLDESDLNVLFQDIVQGHVHEAFERYHQFVSEGKEVNRLINDMIYFVRDTIMAKTTQLETEYDALMPFNLEALYKMIDVINDTLVSIRFSVNQNVHLEVLLVKLSEMVKEVGRTGEVVVNHAPTEQHDAMIRRMEALESELQTLKSQGFSTATAPPKPQAPTKRRGSGSTYSVEQIAKVLDKANKEDIALIKERWADVIQYAKDRNQKSLVSLLQNSEPVAASEDKVLIKFDEEIHCEILKKDEEKKQSIENVVKDMINKSVEVVGVPADKWMQVRSDYISNRKRENTQNNASEAEKPAEQQNDVVQTAKDLFGEEMVHLMDEET, from the coding sequence TTGGATTACCAAGCATTATATCGTATGTTTCGTCCTCAAAGCTTTGAAGATGTTGTAGGGCAGGAACATGTGACCAAAACACTTAAAAATGCTATTGCTAAAGGTAAACAGTCGCATGCTTATATTTTTAGTGGGCCACGTGGTACTGGGAAAACGAGTATCGCTAAAATATTTGCCAAAGCGATTAACTGTGAAGTACGTGATGACGGCGAACCGTGTAATGAATGTGCAAGTTGTAAAGGCATCACACAAGGATACAATTCTGATGTGATTGAAATTGACGCAGCAAGTAACAATGGTGTCGACGAAATTCGTAATATTCGTGATAAGGTGAAATATGCCCCGAGTGAATCGAAATATAAAGTGTACATTATTGACGAGGTACACATGTTGACGACAGGGGCGTTCAATGCGTTGTTGAAAACGTTAGAAGAGCCGCCTGCACACGCCATTTTTATTCTTGCGACGACTGAACCACATAAAATACCGCCGACGATTATTTCACGTGCACAACGCTTTGACTTCAAGGCGATTAATGCCAACCGTATTGTGGACCGTTTGAGCTATGTGGCACACCAACAACAAATTGAGTTTGATGAGGCTGCTTTGACGTTTATCGCTAAAGTGTCTGAAGGTGGGATGCGTGATGCGCTCAGTATTATGGACCAAGCGATTGCATTTGGTGACGAACGTTTGACATTAAAGGATGCTTTAGATGTAACGGGGAGTTTAGACGAATCTGACCTCAACGTCCTTTTCCAAGACATTGTTCAAGGTCATGTCCATGAAGCCTTTGAGCGCTATCATCAATTCGTGAGTGAAGGTAAAGAAGTGAATCGTCTCATTAATGACATGATTTATTTTGTAAGAGATACGATTATGGCAAAAACGACGCAATTAGAAACAGAATACGATGCGCTTATGCCATTTAATTTAGAAGCCTTATACAAAATGATAGATGTCATTAACGACACACTCGTATCCATTCGATTTAGTGTGAATCAAAACGTCCATCTAGAAGTCTTGCTCGTGAAGTTATCTGAAATGGTGAAAGAAGTGGGCCGTACAGGTGAAGTCGTAGTCAATCATGCGCCAACTGAACAACATGACGCGATGATAAGACGAATGGAAGCGTTGGAGTCTGAGTTACAAACATTAAAATCTCAAGGCTTCTCCACAGCGACTGCACCACCTAAGCCACAAGCACCAACTAAACGTCGAGGAAGCGGTTCGACGTATTCTGTTGAGCAAATTGCGAAAGTATTGGATAAAGCGAATAAAGAAGACATTGCACTGATTAAAGAACGCTGGGCAGATGTCATTCAATATGCGAAAGATCGTAATCAAAAATCGCTCGTCAGCCTGCTTCAAAATTCAGAACCTGTCGCGGCAAGTGAAGATAAAGTGTTAATCAAATTTGACGAAGAAATTCATTGCGAAATCTTGAAAAAAGACGAAGAGAAAAAGCAAAGTATTGAAAATGTCGTGAAAGATATGATTAACAAATCTGTAGAAGTCGTCGGTGTCCCAGCTGATAAATGGATGCAAGTGCGCAGTGATTACATTTCAAATCGTAAACGTGAGAATACTCAGAACAACGCATCAGAAGCAGAAAAACCAGCTGAACAACAAAATGACGTCGTACAAACTGCGAAAGATTTGTTCGGTGAAGAGATGGTGCATCTGATGGATGAAGAAACATGA
- a CDS encoding GNAT family N-acetyltransferase, with protein sequence MSIFLSTPTENDYEATYEMIATAFEDVPESDHQEHHLVKRLRLSPNYRYELEVVAKTDEGDIIGHGMCSEVTIQNDDTTYTALALAPLAVVAEYRHKGIGRALVHAIEERAFAENYTAIVVLGHADYYQKLGYEEAAPHHILAPFDVPSENYRVKFLWDTLEDPPNGKVIYPDAFFE encoded by the coding sequence ATGTCTATATTTTTAAGTACACCAACTGAAAATGATTATGAAGCAACATATGAAATGATTGCAACAGCATTTGAAGACGTTCCTGAGTCTGACCATCAAGAACACCACCTCGTCAAACGTCTGCGCTTGTCACCGAATTATCGTTATGAATTAGAAGTCGTTGCGAAAACAGATGAAGGCGACATCATCGGTCACGGCATGTGCTCTGAAGTGACAATTCAAAATGATGACACGACGTATACTGCACTTGCATTGGCCCCGTTAGCTGTCGTGGCGGAATATCGTCATAAAGGGATTGGTCGAGCACTCGTTCATGCTATAGAGGAGCGTGCATTTGCTGAGAACTATACAGCAATTGTCGTGTTAGGGCATGCCGATTACTATCAAAAGTTAGGTTATGAGGAAGCGGCACCACATCATATTTTGGCGCCATTTGATGTACCATCTGAAAACTATCGTGTCAAATTTTTGTGGGATACACTCGAGGACCCGCCTAACGGTAAAGTGATCTATCCAGACGCATTTTTTGAATAG
- the treR gene encoding trehalose operon repressor: MKNQNKFQYIYERLRIAILEGEYEYGEQLLSEHQLVKKYNVSRETVRKSLNMLVLDGMIQKIRGKGSVVIYQGVTEFPFADLKSFKEVQSQLGLHYETVVVRFEKIKAADVPQVKKALELTADEELWHFIRYRQMEGITKIVDEDYVRANLFPELSETVVQNSLYDYIEKVKGYEISFSSKSITFEPFGELERAAFGDVTPQYSATVRGIVHLKDTTKFQYNVSKHIATEFKFIDFSRRHSHLS; this comes from the coding sequence ATGAAAAACCAAAATAAATTTCAATATATTTATGAACGTTTACGTATCGCAATTTTGGAAGGTGAATATGAATACGGTGAACAATTGCTTTCTGAACATCAGTTGGTGAAAAAATACAACGTGTCACGTGAAACAGTGCGGAAAAGTTTGAACATGCTCGTCTTGGATGGCATGATTCAAAAAATTCGTGGTAAAGGTTCAGTCGTCATTTATCAAGGCGTGACAGAGTTTCCATTTGCTGATTTGAAAAGCTTTAAAGAGGTTCAATCGCAACTCGGTCTTCATTACGAAACCGTCGTCGTCCGTTTTGAAAAGATCAAAGCGGCGGACGTGCCTCAAGTGAAAAAGGCGTTGGAACTAACAGCTGACGAAGAACTATGGCATTTCATTCGTTATCGTCAAATGGAAGGTATAACGAAAATTGTTGATGAAGATTATGTGCGTGCGAACCTGTTTCCAGAGTTGTCTGAAACGGTCGTTCAAAACTCTTTATACGATTATATTGAAAAAGTGAAAGGGTATGAGATTAGTTTTTCGAGCAAATCGATTACGTTCGAACCGTTTGGAGAGTTGGAGCGCGCAGCATTTGGCGATGTGACACCTCAATATTCGGCCACTGTACGAGGCATCGTCCATTTGAAAGATACGACAAAATTTCAGTATAATGTATCTAAACATATTGCCACTGAATTTAAATTTATTGATTTTTCTAGACGACATTCACATTTATCATAA
- the treC gene encoding alpha,alpha-phosphotrehalase encodes MVRQDWKKSVVYQIYPKSFNDTTGNGEGDLKGIIEKLDYLQFLGVDYLWLTPIYDSPMNDNGYDIRDYYQVNAQFGNKEDLRTLIDEAHARGLKMMLDIVINHTSTEHEWFQQAQQSVDNPYRDYYFFRRSEDGSPTNWLSKFGGNAWQYDEATDEYYLHLFDVTQADLNWDNPEVRHALYEMINYWIDFGVDGFRFDVINLISKDTFENSNDIGKEYYTDGPRVHDYIHEMNRHTFGDRNMMTVGEMSSTSIDHCIQYTNPERQELSSVFNFHHLKVDYRDGQKWTNQKFDLLQLKQILMEWQTKMYAGNGWNAVFWCNHDQPRVVSRFGSDATEALRQQSAKTLAIALHLLQGTPYIYQGEEIGMTDPHFQSIQQYRDVESLNAYREMREAGIDEAEILTILGQKSRDNSRTPMQWNGEAHAGFTTGTPWIEVADNYNTVNVEAAIADPESILYTYKKLIQLRHEHDIVTYGEVVPRYLDHPQLFVYERRYQGDTWLIIANMTSEKVTLPEDLDRSGSVVLQSGIIKGNELEAYAAIVVAR; translated from the coding sequence ATGGTAAGGCAAGATTGGAAAAAATCAGTTGTGTATCAGATTTATCCAAAGTCTTTTAACGATACGACAGGTAATGGGGAAGGCGATTTAAAAGGGATCATTGAAAAACTGGATTATTTACAATTTTTAGGGGTCGATTATTTATGGCTCACACCGATTTACGATTCGCCGATGAATGATAATGGCTATGACATTCGTGATTACTATCAAGTGAATGCGCAATTTGGGAATAAAGAAGATTTACGCACATTGATTGACGAGGCACATGCACGTGGATTAAAAATGATGCTTGATATCGTTATCAATCATACATCAACAGAACACGAATGGTTTCAACAAGCGCAACAGTCAGTAGACAATCCGTATCGCGATTATTACTTTTTTAGACGCTCAGAAGATGGGTCGCCGACGAATTGGCTATCGAAGTTTGGTGGGAACGCATGGCAGTATGATGAAGCGACAGATGAATATTATTTACATTTATTTGATGTGACCCAAGCGGATTTGAATTGGGATAATCCGGAAGTGCGTCATGCATTGTATGAAATGATTAATTATTGGATTGATTTCGGTGTAGATGGCTTTCGCTTTGACGTGATTAATTTGATTTCTAAAGATACGTTTGAAAACTCAAATGACATCGGCAAAGAATATTACACAGATGGGCCACGTGTGCACGACTATATCCATGAAATGAATCGTCATACGTTTGGTGATCGCAATATGATGACGGTCGGTGAAATGTCGTCTACCTCCATTGACCATTGTATTCAATATACGAATCCAGAGCGCCAAGAGTTGAGTAGCGTGTTTAACTTTCATCATTTAAAAGTCGATTATCGTGACGGGCAAAAGTGGACGAACCAAAAATTTGATTTGTTGCAATTGAAGCAGATTTTGATGGAATGGCAAACGAAAATGTATGCTGGCAATGGTTGGAATGCGGTTTTTTGGTGTAATCATGACCAACCGCGTGTCGTTTCAAGATTCGGTAGTGATGCGACTGAAGCGTTACGTCAACAAAGTGCCAAAACGTTAGCCATTGCCTTACATTTATTACAAGGGACACCGTATATTTACCAAGGTGAAGAAATTGGCATGACAGATCCGCATTTTCAGTCGATTCAACAATATCGTGATGTGGAGTCGTTGAATGCGTATCGTGAAATGCGTGAAGCCGGGATAGACGAAGCGGAAATATTAACGATACTCGGGCAAAAATCGCGGGATAATTCACGTACGCCGATGCAATGGAATGGTGAAGCGCATGCCGGTTTTACAACTGGAACACCGTGGATTGAAGTTGCGGATAATTACAACACGGTGAATGTCGAAGCGGCCATAGCAGACCCGGAATCCATTTTATACACGTACAAAAAGTTAATTCAGTTGCGTCATGAACACGATATTGTGACGTATGGAGAAGTTGTGCCGCGCTATCTCGATCATCCGCAACTGTTTGTGTATGAACGACGCTATCAAGGGGACACTTGGTTGATTATTGCGAATATGACATCAGAAAAAGTCACATTGCCGGAAGATTTGGATCGCTCTGGTTCGGTCGTCCTTCAAAGTGGTATAATAAAAGGAAATGAACTCGAAGCATATGCAGCAATCGTTGTAGCGAGATAA